The Coraliomargarita parva genomic sequence GCTTCGGTATGACGATCGACAGCCTCATTTCCATTGAACTGGTCACGGTTGAGGGCAAGCGTGTGTGTGCGAGCGAGACGGAGCATCCCGACCTGTTCTGGGCGGTGCGCGGTGGGGGCGGCAACTTCGGCGTCGTCACGGCCTTTGAGTTTCTCTGCTATCCGGTTGGTCCTGAGGTTTTGGCGGGACTCGTTGTTTTCCCTTTCAGGCAAGCGAAACAGGTCTTAACGGCCCATTTCGCAAACACTCAACGCATGCCGCTGGAAACCAATGTTTGGTGTGTCCTCAGAAAAGCGCCGCCGCTGCCTTTTCTCCCGGAATCGGTCCACGGCCAGAACGTGGTGGTGATGGCGCTCTGTCATACCGGTGACGAGGCCTCCGGCATGGGAGAGCTCGAGCGGATACGCTCCTTTGGTGATGCGGTGGGCGAGCATGTCGGGGTCCAGGCTTTCGTGGACTGGCAACAGGCCTTCGATCCCTTGTTGACCCCCGGAGCGCGCAATTACTGGAAATCCCATAACTTCATTGAAATGGTCCCGGAAGCGATCGATTGCATTATTGAATATGCCGGGAAACTACCCACCGTTCAATGCGAGATCTTTGTCGGGCTGATTTCCGGGGTGGCCAACAAGGTGTCGCCCGCAGCGATGGCCTATAGTAGCCGTGATGCCAATTATGTGCTCAATGTGCACGGGCGTTGGGACGATCCGAAGGAGGACGCGCGTTGTATCGTCTGGGCACGTGACTTTTTTGCCGCCTCCAAGCCCTATGCCTCCGAAGGGGCCTATGTGAACTTCATGACGGAAGAAGAGGGTGGCCGGGTCGAATCCGCCTATGGCGTCAACTACAAGCGCTTGCGCGAGATTAAGCGGAAATACGATCCGGAGAACATACTTCACCTCAACCAGAATATCGTCCCTTGATACATCGGAATTCGTTCCAGTTCTGTCCGGCGTGTTCGTTTGGCTGAATGACTTCGGACACTATGACTGCTGCGACCAGCGCGGGCGGGTCGCGTTTGTCAAATCCTTCGAGGAAGACGGGCTTCGCTGGACGGACGGATGTTCAGTACGGTGACGGTGCGCCGTAATCGTAAGGCGTGTAGAAGTACTGGGGGTCGTAGTCCGGCACAAACACATCATAGTGTTCTTGCAGGAATGAAACGATGTCCACCAACTGTTCGACGGTCATCTTCGACTTGTAGTCGGGCATCATGGAACGTCCTTCCGTGTCGAGATAGCGGCCCTCTTCGGCGTAGAGATTGGCAGACGGGTGCATGACTGCCGTGACCAACTGGCCATAGGTCTTGGCGATATGTTGCTTGCCGCCGAGTGCGATGATGTTTTCGGGTGGGATGCCTTCCGTTTCAGGTAGGGTGACACCACGGACTGTGTGGCACTGGACGCAGCCCAGCTCCACGAATGCAGCTTTTCCTGCGGCAATGTCACCGTCAGGCAGAACAAATCCCCTTGGAGAGTTGCCCCGAAGCAAATAGAGCACTTGCCCTAAGTAGAGTAGGACGCCGATAATCAGCAGTGTGAGCACAAACCTCAGCGCCTTTTTTCTTTTTCCTGATTGTGTAGGTTGGTTCATGAAACACCTCCGGAATTAGTGTATCCCGATCCTTGTTTTAGGCAAGTTTAGGTGCAGAATCTGCTTGTGTCGTGGGTCTGTTAGTGGGCCTTGACATGGCCACGGAGAGGGGATGCCGGTTGAACCATGTCAGGCGACTTAAATTTCGGCGCAAAGTGTGAAGTATGCCGTGTTCGATCTCCGTAGTAACGGATTTGTTGCTCTGCCCAGAACAGCAGGGTGTCTTGCAGTATTTGAATCTCCGGCTTCTTGAATGCCGCAGCATATAAGTCGTCGAGTTCTCCGGGGTCGCGACTTGTGTCGAATAGCTGGTAGGTTCCTCTGCTGAAGTCATAGAATAGTTTATACTTGGAAGTCACCAATGCGACTTGCTTCATCGCCGGTGATTGGCAAACCAAGGGGGCCCATTCGCGCTTATCCCCCTCCAGCAAGCTGTGTCCTTGGAAGCCCGGATAGGGCGGAAGTCCGAGCAGGCTGAGAATCATTGGTGCGATGTCGGTGTGATGGCTCAGGCCCTCATAAGTAGCGGGTGCCTGATCCGGTTTGTAAATGATGAGCGGCGTCTGTACGACTTCGTTGTAAAGTTTGCTCGCATGGCCGGTAAAGCCATGTTCTCCGAAGGCTTGTGCGGTGTCGCCGCTGATGATGACAATAGAGTCCTTGAGCTGCCCGTTCTGGCTGAGCTTGTCCAGAAAGCGTCCGAGCAGTTGGTCGACGTAGTTCAGGCTGTCGGCGTATCGGTCGTAGATGTCGGGAATCTGTTGCGGAGGCAGGTTCAGGAAATTCAAACCTGAGACGTCCATGTCCTTTCCAAAGGGGCGTTCCATTGTTTCCGGAAAATAATACGGGTAGTGCGTGGATTGTAGATTGATGTAGGTGAAAAAGGGTTGTGTTTGGGCACGTATCCAATTGGTCGCAATTTCCAGGGTGACTGTGTCCGGGCACTTTCCGGCATGTCGCTTGATGGGGTTGTTGTAAAATGGTTTGGCTGATTCCAGCGCGTTGGCATGGAACAGGTAATCGAGTCTCGTACTTTCGTAGTAGTTCAGCATGCCACCCCAATTTTCATTTTGAGAGGAAATGATGGACGTGGTGTAACCGGATTCGCGGAGAAGGTCGTAGATCCTTGGCCGGGGGTAGCTGGTTGCTTCGGGATATACATGAATGCGTTCACTCCAGAATGGATACGTGCCGGAGAGTATGCTGACATCCGCATAATTCGAGTGGCTCGAGCTTGCAAAATGACGGGTGAATACGGCGCTTTTATGGGCCAGTGTCTCGAGGTGGGGCATGACCACACGTGAACCGCCCCACTGTGTGAGTTGATCCACCCGTAGTGACTCGATGACGATGATAATGACGTTATATGCGCGGGTGGTCTCGAAAATCTGACGGTTTTGTTGGCCGTATGCTTCGGGGCTTAAATATGTATCGAATTCCACCTTGTGTGCAGACACCGACTGGCTCCGGGGCATCGGTCCTGTTTTATTGATGGATCGTACCAATGACGTATAAGGCCCGGTTCGCTGGTCCAATAGGGAGTCCAGGTGGTCACCGATAGTGGTGACACTATATTCCTTAGCGCCACCCAATCGGTAGCGTCCGCTTTCACTGCTGCTAATCTGGTAGATGGAGAAGGGCTCATAGATAAGCGTCGTACATGCGATACAGAGGACAAAGAGTGTGCCCCACTTGATTTTGGAGCCCTTGTCTGCGCGTTTTGGGATCCAGGAAGGCAGGTAGACCCAAACCGCGCTTATACTACATCCGAGCAGGAGGAGGCTGATTGTGCCGGCAATGGAGAAATGAATGGCGTGTTCGAGTAAGTGCCAGGGAGAGGCTGCGTAAAATAACAAGCTGTCCCACTCGATGAACTTTCCGACATAGAGAAATTGTCCCCAGTTCAGCGCGTTATAAAAGCTCACAACCAGTGCACACAACCAGAGTGTTGTCGTCGATAGGAGGATGCGTAGCCAGTTTTGAGTTCTCTGGTGATGACGCCAGTAGGCTGCCATTCCCAGCACCACGGCAGGAAGACCGGCGTAGTTCACTTCTATCAGGATGAAACGGATGCCTAGGAAATCTTTGAAATACGGGTCTTGGATCGAAGTGTCTCCTATCGCCAGGGAGAAGGCTACGAATATGAGGATTTGTAAGAACCAATAAACCCCAATCAGATTCATGCATTCGAGCCCTTTTTTGATTACGGGAGGAAGTTTTTGTGTTGGTTTTGTCCGATCTCTGTTTGCTTGGCTCATTTGGAATAACGCATTAAAAATGATGAAATAAAAATGCGTAAAAAAGATTAGGCAATTAGGAATCGAAGCTTTCTGATGGGGTCGAACCCGGCTATCAGCGCGCCAGCGCACAGGGCTTTTGTCCGACTTTATCTTGTTCTATCTGGAGATGCCGGGGCGTATGAGTCCCCGGGCAACGCTGCGTTCCGAGCGATGCGACATGACCGGACGCGAAGCGGACCGGACCACTCCAAAATTACGCGCATCCTGCAAGGACGGGTCCACTCGGTTTTCTGGCGGCGTTGATTGCCCACAGCAGGGCCACAGCCCAACAGAGGGCACCCGCCTTGCCAGAGAACCGAGTGAGCTCTGCAAAAATACCAGAATTTTTTCGAAGTGGCATAAACGGCCGCGGAGCTTCCTTGCTTCGTTGACACTGGCTGCAATCGGGATTACTTAATTGGTAAATGTCGGCGTCTGCGGGTGCCCGCAAGGGGTCTCGTAACGTCGCCGGCAGGTGGGAGGAGGCACGACGTGATATCAAGAATGCTTTTTCTGGCGGGCCTAATGCTCGGGGTTTCGCTGATTGCGAAGCCGGGTGTTTTGCGGATGCTTGAAATCGAGGGTCCCATCGGGCCCGCGACCGCCGATTATGTCACCCGGGGGATTGAAGATGCGGAGGCCGATGCCGTCGCTGTCATTATCCTGCGGATGGATACGCCCGGCGGGCTCGACCAATCCATGCGTGAGATTATCCAGGGGATCCTGGCCTCGCCGGTTCCGGTGGTTGGGTACGTGGCGCCGCAGGGCAGTCGCGCGGCCAGCGCCGGTACCTATATCCTGTATGCCTGCCATCTCGCGGCCATGGCGCCCGCCACGAACCTGGGCGCGGCAACACCCATCCAGATCGGCGGGACCTCGCCCTTGCCCCATGACAAGCCGGAGGCGGATAAGGAGGCAGATAAGGACGACGATCCGGACCGGCCACTGTCGTCGGAGGACGCGTTGCGCAACAAAGTGGTGAATGACGCCCAGGCCTACATTCGTAGCTTGGCCGAACTGCGCGGACGCAATGCGGATTGGGCGGTGCGGGCAGTGACAGAGGCGGCCACTTTGACGGCCGTGGAAGCCCACAAACTCAATGTCATTGACCTCATCGCCGATGATACGCCAGCACTCATCGAAGCGCTCCATGGCCGCACGGTCATGATGAAGGACGGGGAGCATGTGCTCGACACCGTGGGGGCGGACTTGCAGCTTGTGGAGCCCGGATGGCGCACTGAATTCTTGCGTGTGATTACCAATCCCAGCGTGGCCTACTTCCTGTTGTTGATCGGGATCTACGGCCTGATTCTGGAGTTTTACAGTCCGGGGATCGGGGCCGGCGGAATCATCGGCTCCATCTGCCTGCTCATTGCCCTCTATGCATTGCAGTTGCTGCCGATCAGCTACTCTGCACTCGCTCTCATGCTGCTCGGCCTGGGCATGATGGCAGCGGAAGCCTTTACCCCGAGCTTTGGTCTTTTGGGAGGCGGTGGGATCGTCGCATTTATCATCGGTTCCATCATGTTGATGGATACCGATGTGCCGGGTTTCCGTATTGCACTGCCCGTCATACTCGCACTGGCGGCGGTCAGTGCCGGTGTGATGATCATCGTGCTGAATCTCTTGCTGCGCTCGCGCAGGAAACCGCTTGTCAGCGGCTCGTCCACATTGGTGGGCCGGATGGCCGAGGTTGTTGATCCGGGAGAGGGGGAACCGATGGTGCTGATCCAAGGGGAACTCTGGCGCGCCAAATGCCCCGGGACGCTGAATGTCGGCGACCGGGTGCAGGTCAAAAAAGTTTCGGGACTGGTTCTCGATGTGGAAAAGGAGGAATAAGTTATGGAGCACTTCATTATCGCATTCATCGTGATCGCCGTGGCGCTGGTCATCTACGCCTTTCGTATCCTGCTGGAGTATGAGCGCGGGGTCATCTTTTTCCTCGGCCGCTTCTACAAGGTGAAGGGGCCGGGGCTGATTATTGTCGTTCCCTTTGTCCAACGGATCGTCCGGGTTAGCCTGCGCACGATCGTGATGGACGTTCCCAGCCAGGACGTCATCTCCCGTGACAATGTCTCGGTCAAGGTGAACGCCGTTGTCTACTTCCGGGTGGTGGATGCGGAGAAAGCGATCATCCAGGTCGAAGACTACCTCGTGGCGACCAGCCAGTTGGCACAGACCACTCTGCGTTCCGTTTTGGGGCAGCACGAACTCGACGAAATGCTGGCGAAGCGCGATAAGCTGAACGCCCATATCCAGAGCATTCTCGACCAGCAGACCGACGTCTGGGGGATCAAGGTGTCGAATGTCGAAATCAAGCACGTCGACCTCAACGAGAACATGATCCGCGCGATCGCCCGGCAGGCCGAAGCGGAGCGCGATCGCCGCGCCAAGATCATCCATGCCGAAGGTGAGCACCAGGCCGCCGCAAAACTGACCGAGGCGGCCGCCATCCTCGCCCGTGAGGAAAAAGCCATCCAGCTTCGTTACCTGCAGACGCTCAACCAGATCGCGGGTGAGAAGAATTCCACCATCGTCTTCCCGCTCCCGGTCGATTTCCTCAACCGCCTCCTTCCCGATAAGAAGGATTGAACCAACCCGAGCGCAGTGCCCGAGTCGCTTTGAACGGATCGGAGTCTCGACGAGGCTTCGACTGCTTCGCTGGACAACATAGGTTGCAGCGTTCCTCTTTTTACGATTGGCTGCCGCGATGAAACTTCAACAAGGCCAGATTTGGAAGACCTCTCCCGCCGTGCACAGCCATGATGGCAAGCCGCTTTACCTGCGCATCGTCCGCCTGGAGCGTTTGGCGGTCGGCTATAAGGAAATGGCCAGCGCCACCGCTGTAGACGGCAAGCACAAGAATGCCACCAAGAAGGAGTTCTGCCGCTTTATCAAAGGGGGCGAGCTGCTCGACGCTTGAACCGTGAATCCGTCTTCGTGTAAGACTACGCTGGGACAAGTGGACGTGAATGAACGTTAATGCATGCTGAGGAACACCTGTGCGGGCGATTGGCGCCTGCTTCGGATTCCGCTCGTCTTTGACCGCATTGCCTGCACTGTGATCCGGCTACCCGGGCCTTTGCATGGCGCGGCCACCACTTTACCATCATGACTCAGACCTTTCAACAACTTGGCGTGCCGGCCGACTTGATCCGCGGTATCGAAGCACTCGGCATCGAGCAACCCACGGAAATCCAGACGCTTGCGATTCCTTTCCTGATCCAGGAGGGCAGTGACCTGATCGCGCAGGCGCAAACCGGTACGGGGAAGACCGCCGCATTCGGTCTGCCCTTGCTGACCCGGATCGATCCGGACAATCCCACGATCCAGGCCCTGATCATTGCGCCGGTGCGCGAGCTGGCCAAGCAGATCGGCAAACAGCTCTTCCGCTACACCAAGTATTGCGAAGAAAAGATCTTTGTCGAAGTGGCGGCCGGCGGCGATCAGATCGAGGATCAAATCAAGCGTTTGCAGCGTCCCACCCAGATCCTGGTCGCGACGCCGGGCCGCTTGATGGACCTGCTGGACGCCCAACTGGATCTGGGCGCGGTGCGCTATCTCATTCTCGATGAAGCCGACGAAATGATCAGTATGGGCTTCCGTCGGGAGTTGGGCCGGATTTTTGAGGAAACCAAGGGCCGCCGCAGCACCTGGCTGTTTTCAGCGACCTTCCAGGACAAGGTGCGCCAGATGGTGGAGGACAACATGTCCGCGGATGCGAAGCACATCAAAGTCGAGAAAGCGCGGGTCGTGAATCCGAATATTCGCCACGAATATGTGATCTGTGCCCGTGAGCATAAGGACGACTACATCTGCCAGTATCTGCTGCGGCATGGCGGGGAGCGTGGCTTGATTTTCTGCCGTACGCGCGCCGGGGCGCAGCGTCTGGGCCTCGAATTGGAAAAGAAGGGCCTGTCCGTCGGTGTGCTACAGGGGGACCTCAGCCAGCGCGAACGCGACAAGCTCATGCGTGGTTTTAAGAAGGCGCGCACGAACTACCTGATTGCCACCGATGTGGCCGCGCGGGGGATTGATGTCGAAGGGCTGGCCTTTGTCATCCACCACCAACTGCCGGACCAGTTCCAGTATTACACCCACCGGGCGGGGCGTACCGCGCGTGCCGGAAAGACAGGCACCTCGCTCTGCCTGATCGAACCCGATGAGCGCAAGGCCATCACCGTGCTGGAAAATGAGCTGGGGGTCCGCTTCAAACTGGTGGAGTAGTCCAGTCACGATCACGATTTGACCTTTCTTGGGAGCCTGTCTGAGAGGTTCTCTGTGGCACTGGGGGATGCGATCATCTATTTCGGTTGGGGGATTAGTGAATATTATGCAGGAGGTAAGTAATACTTCTCGCAATATGGAGCGATGCTTGAGAGTCTGGTGGGATGGATCAAATCCGGTCGAGATTGACAGCAATTGTCCTTCTTGGGGGGCTTTGTTTGTGCATGCCGCCGCTCTACAGCCTGACATTTGATAACATCGACAAAGAAGTGGTCGTGGCCGGAGAGACCGTGACGATCACCGGGACGGGGATCACGACCACTAGCGCCTACGAGGTCTTGCTAAATGACCTGAGCATTGTCGCGACACCGGTTGATACGGAGACACTTGAGTTTGTGTTGCCCGCTGCGGCGGTGCCGGGCAGCCTGCGCATTACCGAGGACGCAGGACCGGAGATTCCGACCCTCTTTTCGCTGGAGCCGGTCCGGGAAATCACGGTCAGCTTTTCGGCCTCGATTCCTGTCGACACCACCGGATTCATCGTGGGGACGATCTTTGGGGACAGCGAGGACATCGGCCCGAGCTATCAAACTTGGATCACAAACGGCGAGCCGACTCTCGTGGCCGGCACGGCGGGGCCTGACAACTATGACTTTCTCGGCATTTCCCTGAATGAGGCATCCGCCATGGAACTCAGCCCCCGTTCCACGGCCAAGGGGATCATATTTCTAGCGCCGTCCATTTTTACCTTCGATCCAGTGGTGGCCCAGGCCAGACTCGACATCCTCGAGAGCCTTCCGGAATTGGACGCTGCGGAACAGGCGATCATCAATTCGCTGGGCTCCGGGCCGGAGTACATGGAAGACCCCGCCGTGATTGCGGCCATGCGGTCGCTCCTGTTGGCTGCGGCCGAAGTCATTCTCGTTCCCCCGGATCCCGAGCCGCCTGCCGCCGCATTCAATTTCGTACAGAAACTCGAGAGCCTGGTCAGTGCCGATGGATTCAAGGAGGATTTGTATACTCAGGCTTTGGATTTCACCGTCGATCCACATCAGTTGAGTGACAGCGAGTATGATCATATCGAGCAACTCACAACCACCAAGGTGGCGACGGCTTTTACTAATGACTCCGGTATTCCTCATCGGGCGGTGAAAATCGATAATAATAATCTCAATTTCTTCTGGAAGGGCCACCCGCTGGATCATCTAGCCATGGTCTATCAACTGGATCCGACCAGTTTCAGCAGTCTCGATGAGATACAGGGTCTTCAGGGAAGCCTGACCGAAGTTTACCCACGCTATTACAATAATGCGATCGATCGGCGAGTGATCCCGGGAAGCATCAAGTTCCAGCTTTACGACACGGAACTAACTTACAGCGCACTCAAAAACAACCTCGGCTTTGAGCGCTTTGAGAAGGACTTTCTCGGCTTCGAGCGAGAGGGCGAACTGTATGTGCCTGCGGACCGACCGGGGATCTACATGGTCCGCGCATTCAATGGTGCCATCTTTAAACCGCAAAACCTCTTGGCCTACAATCTTCCCGGAGGCGACAATCTCGATCAGGCCATGTTCTTTGAGAACCTAAGTCTGGCCATCATCGACAGTGTCATGGTGATCATGAAATACAGGGGGGTGAAGAAACCACCGGAAGGAGAACCTTCCAAGGTGTTTGAACTGGGCGACCTTCAGGGGGCGGTGAAACCAATTGTCTTTGAGATGTATCGGAAGGCCTTGGAGGACCGTTTGTCTTGGTCTGCCATCAAGCAATCCTTCAAGATTACCTTGTCAAAAGTGGTTGAGTCCTACTTTGAGAATTCAGTCAAAGT encodes the following:
- a CDS encoding FAD-binding oxidoreductase — its product is MTTLAATDYVALQSELTGNVILPVDPTYDEVRQIWNAMIDKRPAAIVQCRSTEDVQACLRFSQAHDLEVSVRGAGHNIAGNSICEDGLVIDFSLMKEVEVDPKARRALVQPGATLGDVDAATQVHGLAVPTGINSTTGIAGLTLGGGFGWLTRRFGMTIDSLISIELVTVEGKRVCASETEHPDLFWAVRGGGGNFGVVTAFEFLCYPVGPEVLAGLVVFPFRQAKQVLTAHFANTQRMPLETNVWCVLRKAPPLPFLPESVHGQNVVVMALCHTGDEASGMGELERIRSFGDAVGEHVGVQAFVDWQQAFDPLLTPGARNYWKSHNFIEMVPEAIDCIIEYAGKLPTVQCEIFVGLISGVANKVSPAAMAYSSRDANYVLNVHGRWDDPKEDARCIVWARDFFAASKPYASEGAYVNFMTEEEGGRVESAYGVNYKRLREIKRKYDPENILHLNQNIVP
- a CDS encoding c-type cytochrome; its protein translation is MLTLLIIGVLLYLGQVLYLLRGNSPRGFVLPDGDIAAGKAAFVELGCVQCHTVRGVTLPETEGIPPENIIALGGKQHIAKTYGQLVTAVMHPSANLYAEEGRYLDTEGRSMMPDYKSKMTVEQLVDIVSFLQEHYDVFVPDYDPQYFYTPYDYGAPSPY
- a CDS encoding sulfatase encodes the protein MNLIGVYWFLQILIFVAFSLAIGDTSIQDPYFKDFLGIRFILIEVNYAGLPAVVLGMAAYWRHHQRTQNWLRILLSTTTLWLCALVVSFYNALNWGQFLYVGKFIEWDSLLFYAASPWHLLEHAIHFSIAGTISLLLLGCSISAVWVYLPSWIPKRADKGSKIKWGTLFVLCIACTTLIYEPFSIYQISSSESGRYRLGGAKEYSVTTIGDHLDSLLDQRTGPYTSLVRSINKTGPMPRSQSVSAHKVEFDTYLSPEAYGQQNRQIFETTRAYNVIIIVIESLRVDQLTQWGGSRVVMPHLETLAHKSAVFTRHFASSSHSNYADVSILSGTYPFWSERIHVYPEATSYPRPRIYDLLRESGYTTSIISSQNENWGGMLNYYESTRLDYLFHANALESAKPFYNNPIKRHAGKCPDTVTLEIATNWIRAQTQPFFTYINLQSTHYPYYFPETMERPFGKDMDVSGLNFLNLPPQQIPDIYDRYADSLNYVDQLLGRFLDKLSQNGQLKDSIVIISGDTAQAFGEHGFTGHASKLYNEVVQTPLIIYKPDQAPATYEGLSHHTDIAPMILSLLGLPPYPGFQGHSLLEGDKREWAPLVCQSPAMKQVALVTSKYKLFYDFSRGTYQLFDTSRDPGELDDLYAAAFKKPEIQILQDTLLFWAEQQIRYYGDRTRHTSHFAPKFKSPDMVQPASPLRGHVKAH
- a CDS encoding NfeD family protein, which translates into the protein MLFLAGLMLGVSLIAKPGVLRMLEIEGPIGPATADYVTRGIEDAEADAVAVIILRMDTPGGLDQSMREIIQGILASPVPVVGYVAPQGSRAASAGTYILYACHLAAMAPATNLGAATPIQIGGTSPLPHDKPEADKEADKDDDPDRPLSSEDALRNKVVNDAQAYIRSLAELRGRNADWAVRAVTEAATLTAVEAHKLNVIDLIADDTPALIEALHGRTVMMKDGEHVLDTVGADLQLVEPGWRTEFLRVITNPSVAYFLLLIGIYGLILEFYSPGIGAGGIIGSICLLIALYALQLLPISYSALALMLLGLGMMAAEAFTPSFGLLGGGGIVAFIIGSIMLMDTDVPGFRIALPVILALAAVSAGVMIIVLNLLLRSRRKPLVSGSSTLVGRMAEVVDPGEGEPMVLIQGELWRAKCPGTLNVGDRVQVKKVSGLVLDVEKEE
- a CDS encoding slipin family protein, with translation MEHFIIAFIVIAVALVIYAFRILLEYERGVIFFLGRFYKVKGPGLIIVVPFVQRIVRVSLRTIVMDVPSQDVISRDNVSVKVNAVVYFRVVDAEKAIIQVEDYLVATSQLAQTTLRSVLGQHELDEMLAKRDKLNAHIQSILDQQTDVWGIKVSNVEIKHVDLNENMIRAIARQAEAERDRRAKIIHAEGEHQAAAKLTEAAAILAREEKAIQLRYLQTLNQIAGEKNSTIVFPLPVDFLNRLLPDKKD
- a CDS encoding DEAD/DEAH box helicase, which gives rise to MTQTFQQLGVPADLIRGIEALGIEQPTEIQTLAIPFLIQEGSDLIAQAQTGTGKTAAFGLPLLTRIDPDNPTIQALIIAPVRELAKQIGKQLFRYTKYCEEKIFVEVAAGGDQIEDQIKRLQRPTQILVATPGRLMDLLDAQLDLGAVRYLILDEADEMISMGFRRELGRIFEETKGRRSTWLFSATFQDKVRQMVEDNMSADAKHIKVEKARVVNPNIRHEYVICAREHKDDYICQYLLRHGGERGLIFCRTRAGAQRLGLELEKKGLSVGVLQGDLSQRERDKLMRGFKKARTNYLIATDVAARGIDVEGLAFVIHHQLPDQFQYYTHRAGRTARAGKTGTSLCLIEPDERKAITVLENELGVRFKLVE